A section of the Humulus lupulus chromosome 2, drHumLupu1.1, whole genome shotgun sequence genome encodes:
- the LOC133818042 gene encoding uncharacterized protein LOC133818042, giving the protein MAEPVSKSSTSMVRNRVSPAATTITDMNVDSLSQCASFLNLQDVSNMAMTCNYFKKVAYADPVWRRLYREHWHREIPAAVSQKLGARDAYLARRKSVLQFQFSDPTGFDTYTDSKSVDHVMLDKDTIIYSQGPWIRKTQINTPSLTRGSTVMLNGHTARITCMRLFSVNETPLFRREGQSEEKFIVTSSNDHSIRLWWKGSCHKCFRGHQGPVTALSDQLLGDGVGNILASGGEDGTVRLWSLNAGAKRGQHALQATLCGHEKTVKLMSVAKHKPSLLVTVSKDSKVRVWDTTVSTAVRSSSCVGMISVPGTPVNIKCHEAMLLIASGSSVTVIDLRTMQRVITAATHQSKLCSFEALPVQYLICAGSKDKAMLWDVRRNHVRRNSEPIAELDGHHGPVNLLHMDQYKVVTAGRKDAAVNVWEATAGIQTNSLLCEYGDDENAAPNGCSALAVDKTRIVTASYGHGNGLMRFRDFYQATYPMYEPDESLIASKFWNSEFHSDNSDDEEVGGANFAV; this is encoded by the exons ATGGCAGAACCAGTGTCAAAGTCATCGACTTCCATGGTTCGAAACCGGGTCTCGCCGGCGGCGACCACCATAACAGATATGAACGTGGACTCGCTCTCTCAGTGTGCCAGCTTCCTCAACCTCCAAGACGTCTCCAACATGGCCATGACCTGCAACTATTTCAAAAAGGTCGCCTATGCCGACCCCGTCTGGCGTCGTTTGTACAG GGAACATTGGCATCGAGAAATTCCCGCCGCTGTGTCACAAAAATTAGGAGCTCGGGATGCATATCTAGCTAGGCGTAAGTCAGTTCTTCAGTTTCAGTTCAGTGATCCAACCGGTTTTGACACCTATACAGACTCGAAATCTGTTGACCATGTCATGCTTGACAAAGATACCATTATCTATTCTCAG GGTCCATGGATAAGAAAGACACAGATTAATACCCCTTCACTTACAAGAGGTTCGACTGTCATGCTCAATGGACATACTGCGAGAATAACTTGTATGAG GCTATTTTCTGTGAATGAAACACCTTTATTTCGTAGAGAAGGCCAGAGCGAGGAGAAGTTTATTGTGACTTCGAGTAACGATCATTCCATTCGTCTGTGGTGGAAG GGATCATGCCACAAATGTTTCAGAGGTCACCAGGGCCCAGTTACAGCACTATCAGATCAGTTGTTAGGTGATGGAGTTGGGAACATTTTGGCTAGTGGAGGGGAAGATGGTACTGTTCGCCTTTGGTCACTTAACGCTGGTGCCAAACGCGGTCAGCATGCTCTGCAGGCTACATTATGTGGGCATGAGAAAACTGTAAAACTGATGTCTGTGGCCAA GCACAAACCCTCTCTTTTGGTGACTGTGTCAAAAGATTCAAAG GTGAGGGTTTGGGATACAACTGTATCAACGGCAGTTCGTTCATCTAGCTGTGTGGGAATGATTTCTGTTCCCGGTACGCCTGTAAACATAAAGTGTCATGAAGCAATGCTGTTGATTGCTTCTGGTTCATCTGTGACTGTCATTGATTTAAGGACAATGCAGAGAGTAATTACTGCAGCAACTCATCAATCAAAGCTGTGCTCATTTGAAGCCCTTCCTGTACAATACTTAATCTGTGCAGGCAGCAAGGATAA AGCAATGCTGTGGGATGTCAGAAGAAACCATGTGAGGCGAAATTCAGAACCGATAGCTGAGTTGGATGGACACCATGGGCCAGTGAATTTGCTGCACATGGATCAATACAAAGTAGTTACCGCAGGCCGAAAGGATGCTGCCGTGAATGTTTGGGAGGCAACGGCTGGCATCCAAACTAATTCCTTACTATGTGAATATGGTGACGATGAAAATGCTGCTCCGAATGGTTGTTCTGCCCTGGCAGTGGATAAAACTCGTATTGTAACCGCCAGCTATGGTCATGGAAATGGGCTTATGCGTTTTCGGGATTTCTATCAGGCTACTTATCCAATGTATGAACCAGATGAAAGTCTTATTGCTTCAAAATTTTGGAATTCAGAGTTTCACAGTGATAATTCTGATGATGAGGAAGTAGGTGGAGCAAATTTTGCTGTTTAG